The following coding sequences are from one bacterium SCSIO 12741 window:
- a CDS encoding transporter substrate-binding domain-containing protein, with protein MALVDNSTTSYFLYKGQPMGFEYELLERMCEDLDLELEVKLVYNLDGVLDKLNSGEGDLIAANLTVTRDRNEQANFSEHLFKTRQVLVQNPENSKDLILDPTELAGKTIHVRAGSSFYERLLNLSEEIGEDIDIVALSDSLDDHVLNKTIQLIEGVAKREIQFTVADEHIARVEKKLYPQIHVKTEISLPQKIAWAMRLPDTNLRNAVNDWIIHAKKTNDFHTIKLKYFKARTKLKTKIESDYSSLSGGKISPYDGFILQYGNELNWDWRLLASQIYQESGFDPNAVAWTGASGLMQLLPTTAATYGVDSTFLLDPESNIRAGTRYLAWINDFWKGSVPDTAERTKFVLASYNVGLGHIIDAKNLAAKYGADPTLWDGNVETYILKKTEREYYTDPVCKHGYCRGSEPYNYVREVMARYRHYQNLIE; from the coding sequence GTGGCCCTGGTCGATAACTCAACTACGAGTTATTTTCTTTACAAAGGTCAGCCCATGGGATTTGAGTATGAATTGCTCGAAAGGATGTGTGAAGATCTTGATCTGGAGTTGGAAGTAAAGTTGGTGTATAACCTGGATGGTGTGCTGGACAAATTGAATTCGGGAGAGGGAGACTTGATCGCTGCCAACTTAACCGTAACCCGAGACCGCAATGAACAGGCAAATTTTTCAGAACACCTGTTTAAGACCCGCCAGGTCTTGGTTCAAAATCCTGAAAACTCAAAAGACCTCATTTTGGATCCAACCGAATTGGCTGGAAAAACCATCCATGTAAGAGCCGGATCTTCTTTCTACGAGCGCCTTTTGAACCTAAGTGAGGAAATCGGAGAAGACATTGATATTGTGGCGCTCAGCGACTCTTTGGATGATCACGTCTTGAACAAAACCATCCAATTGATCGAAGGAGTGGCCAAACGTGAAATTCAATTTACTGTTGCCGACGAGCACATTGCCCGGGTGGAGAAAAAGCTGTACCCTCAAATTCACGTTAAAACGGAGATCAGCCTGCCCCAAAAAATCGCCTGGGCCATGCGATTGCCGGATACCAACTTGAGGAATGCGGTAAATGACTGGATTATTCACGCCAAAAAGACCAACGACTTCCATACGATTAAGCTGAAGTATTTCAAGGCCAGAACCAAGCTTAAAACCAAAATTGAAAGCGACTACTCTTCCCTATCCGGAGGTAAGATTTCTCCTTACGACGGATTCATTCTACAGTATGGCAATGAATTGAATTGGGATTGGAGATTGCTGGCCTCACAGATTTACCAAGAATCCGGTTTTGATCCCAATGCCGTTGCCTGGACGGGAGCCAGTGGATTGATGCAATTGCTACCCACAACGGCTGCCACTTATGGAGTAGATTCTACCTTCCTGTTGGATCCGGAAAGTAACATTAGAGCAGGAACGCGCTACCTGGCCTGGATCAATGATTTTTGGAAGGGCTCAGTACCCGATACGGCCGAACGCACCAAATTTGTTTTGGCTTCCTACAATGTGGGATTGGGTCACATTATTGACGCCAAGAACTTGGCCGCCAAATACGGTGCCGACCCCACTCTATGGGATGGAAACGTGGAAACCTACATCCTGAAAAAGACCGAACGTGAATACTACACCGATCCAGTATGTAAGCACGGGTATTGCCGCGGATCCGAACCTTACAACTACGTAAGAGAAGTCATGGCCCGCTACCGGCATTACCAGAATCTGATCGAGTAG
- a CDS encoding S9 family peptidase, with protein MKSIWFALSLILVGSLTAQDKKDLDLKSIWGSPMFRPDYVSGLRSMNDGVHYTTLNNDRGGLQTIVQYSYEKQNEEKILVRTADLESTKGPFRIDGYQFSADEKLMLLSTETERIYRHSTREANFIYDLEKKTLTRLSEGKQRYATFSPDGSKVAFVRDNNLFVKDLKSGEESQLTQEGEMNKIIYGATDWVYEEEFAFDKAFFWSPGGSKIAFYRFDETLVPEFNMPMYKAELYPQDYRFKYPKAGEANSVVRVAIYDVNTKNLTRAQVRDYYIPRVKWSATDEYLTVTGMNRHQSELNLYEVNSSTGEARAMIQEQSETYIDIHDNLTFLEGNKGFIWTSEKSGYNHLYFYSKGGSKETQITQGDWEVTKVYGFDEKSGYIYFQAAKENPMEREVYRIKVKGSGLEKLSKNKGNNDASFSTGFKYFINYHSTANTPYVIDLQKSDGSVVRNLVDNQKLKDLLANYNLSPKEFFSFETSEKVTLNGWMIKPPNFDASKKYPVLMYVYGGPGSQTVQDSWGGSNFLWYQMMAQKGYLIVSVDNRGTGARGQDFKKMTYLQLGKYETMDQIEAAKYLQNQPYVQADRIGIWGWSYGGYMSSLCLFKGSDIFKMAMAVAPVTNWKFYDTIYTERYMRTPEENSGYEENSPISHVKKLKGKYLLIHGTADDNVHFQNSVEMVSALQKENKQFDLMIYPDKNHGIYGGKTRLHLFTLLTDYVERNL; from the coding sequence ATGAAATCTATCTGGTTCGCCTTATCCCTGATCCTGGTTGGTTCGCTTACAGCCCAGGATAAAAAAGACCTTGATCTCAAGAGCATTTGGGGCAGTCCTATGTTCCGCCCTGATTATGTATCTGGTTTGAGATCGATGAACGACGGTGTACACTACACAACTCTCAATAATGACCGTGGAGGATTACAAACGATTGTACAGTATTCCTACGAAAAGCAAAACGAGGAAAAAATATTGGTTCGAACGGCTGATCTGGAATCAACTAAAGGTCCATTTCGCATTGATGGATACCAATTTTCTGCCGATGAAAAGCTGATGTTGCTCTCTACGGAAACGGAACGCATCTACCGTCATTCTACCCGGGAAGCGAACTTCATTTACGATTTAGAAAAAAAGACCCTTACCCGGTTGTCGGAAGGAAAGCAACGCTATGCCACGTTTTCACCGGACGGAAGTAAGGTGGCTTTTGTACGCGACAACAACCTTTTTGTAAAGGATTTGAAAAGCGGAGAAGAATCTCAGTTGACCCAGGAAGGGGAAATGAATAAAATCATCTACGGTGCTACGGACTGGGTGTATGAAGAGGAATTTGCTTTTGACAAGGCCTTTTTCTGGTCGCCAGGTGGAAGCAAAATCGCTTTTTACCGGTTCGACGAAACCTTGGTACCTGAGTTTAACATGCCAATGTACAAAGCGGAATTGTATCCTCAGGACTACCGATTCAAGTACCCTAAGGCGGGTGAAGCTAACTCGGTGGTACGTGTAGCCATCTACGACGTAAACACCAAAAACCTAACTCGTGCTCAGGTACGTGATTACTACATTCCTCGCGTGAAGTGGTCAGCTACGGATGAGTATTTGACGGTAACCGGAATGAACCGCCACCAATCGGAGTTGAATCTGTACGAAGTGAACAGTTCAACCGGTGAGGCTCGTGCCATGATCCAGGAGCAAAGCGAAACCTACATTGATATTCATGACAACCTAACCTTTTTGGAAGGCAACAAAGGATTTATCTGGACCAGCGAAAAGAGTGGTTACAACCACTTGTACTTCTACAGCAAAGGAGGCAGCAAAGAAACCCAAATAACTCAGGGTGACTGGGAAGTAACCAAGGTGTATGGGTTTGATGAAAAATCAGGATACATCTACTTCCAGGCAGCTAAAGAAAATCCAATGGAAAGAGAAGTATACCGCATCAAGGTAAAGGGCTCCGGATTGGAAAAACTATCGAAAAACAAGGGAAACAACGATGCCAGCTTTAGCACCGGTTTCAAATACTTCATCAACTACCACTCTACGGCCAACACCCCTTACGTTATCGATTTGCAAAAGTCCGATGGTTCGGTTGTACGCAATTTGGTGGATAACCAAAAATTGAAAGATCTATTGGCCAACTACAATTTGAGTCCCAAGGAATTCTTCTCTTTTGAGACCAGCGAAAAAGTAACCCTGAATGGCTGGATGATCAAGCCACCGAACTTCGATGCCAGCAAAAAGTATCCGGTATTGATGTACGTATACGGTGGTCCTGGATCCCAAACTGTGCAAGATAGCTGGGGCGGAAGCAACTTTTTGTGGTACCAGATGATGGCCCAGAAAGGATATTTGATTGTATCGGTAGATAACCGTGGAACGGGTGCTCGTGGACAGGATTTCAAGAAAATGACCTACCTCCAGTTAGGTAAATACGAAACCATGGATCAAATTGAAGCCGCTAAGTACTTGCAAAATCAGCCTTATGTACAGGCAGATCGCATCGGAATTTGGGGATGGAGCTACGGTGGATATATGTCTTCACTTTGTCTTTTTAAAGGATCCGATATTTTTAAAATGGCCATGGCAGTTGCTCCGGTAACGAACTGGAAATTCTACGACACCATTTACACTGAGCGCTACATGCGTACGCCGGAAGAGAATTCAGGATATGAAGAGAACTCACCGATCAGTCACGTCAAAAAACTGAAAGGCAAATACTTATTGATTCACGGTACGGCAGATGACAACGTTCATTTCCAAAACTCCGTGGAGATGGTGAGCGCCCTTCAAAAAGAAAACAAGCAATTTGACCTGATGATTTATCCGGACAAAAATCACGGAATCTACGGTGGTAAAACGAGGCTACACCTCTTCACGCTGTTAACGGATTACGTAGAGCGCAACCTCTAA
- a CDS encoding DUF255 domain-containing protein, whose amino-acid sequence MNLAVYAQENQEVKEQPAGIKWMTIQEAEAAVKVEPKKIFIDLYTDWCGWCKRMDATTFKDPAVIEYMHRNYYSVKFDAESPDTLIFNNYTFYNLAQPGQRKTTHLFAYSLLDGKTTYPSYAILDENLNRINVFAGYQKTTPFLATIMYFGTNQYQQYHQFLIRQIQQQMQQQSQGAPAQGTQAPAN is encoded by the coding sequence ATGAATCTGGCGGTTTATGCTCAGGAAAATCAAGAAGTTAAGGAACAACCTGCTGGAATAAAATGGATGACGATCCAGGAAGCAGAAGCAGCAGTAAAAGTGGAACCCAAAAAGATCTTTATTGATCTGTATACCGATTGGTGTGGCTGGTGTAAACGTATGGATGCCACTACCTTTAAAGATCCGGCAGTTATTGAGTACATGCACCGCAATTACTACTCGGTTAAATTTGATGCCGAAAGTCCGGATACCTTAATCTTCAACAACTACACTTTTTACAACCTGGCCCAACCGGGTCAGCGCAAAACCACTCACTTGTTTGCCTATTCCCTTTTGGATGGGAAAACCACCTACCCCTCTTACGCCATATTGGATGAAAATCTCAATCGAATTAACGTGTTTGCCGGATACCAGAAAACCACTCCTTTTTTAGCTACGATCATGTACTTTGGCACGAATCAATACCAGCAATACCATCAGTTCCTGATTCGTCAAATTCAGCAACAAATGCAGCAACAATCTCAGGGCGCTCCAGCTCAGGGTACACAGGCTCCGGCCAATTAG
- a CDS encoding peptide MFS transporter, with product MSDTTIKEGHPDGLMTLFFSEMWERFCYYGMRVLLTLYLVKSLMKGDAEASLIYGAYTGLVYAAPILGGRMADKFLGYKYAVILGGLMMALGEFLILGGDQQFLMIGMGALIIGNGYFKANISTIVGKLYKEGDPRRDSGFTIFYIGINVGAFLATTLVAWVGETYGFEYGFGLAGIGMLAGIFIFWSGRAKYGHAPGVDIPEAGKKKVLGPLNYVQAITIGSFFLIPLCYILILQNEWLDYILLGLFLGVCYMLITAGIQADKEEGVSIWKDRMIALIIFMIINITFWACFEQAGTSLTLFADRNVDRIIFGWEMPASMTQFFNPLFIILYGSIFSIMWIKLTEMGKNPSIPLKFAFGILQLAAGFLLTQVGVLFVSPEFQVPLWTLFFLYMLHTTGELFLSPIGLSMVTKLTPKKIAGTGMGAWFLSFAIANYVGGKIAALTGGHGDTGEALTGQAGLEKYLSVFTTIGLALIGIAILIVILNKPIKKLMHGVE from the coding sequence ATGTCTGATACAACGATCAAAGAAGGACACCCCGATGGGTTAATGACCTTGTTCTTTTCGGAAATGTGGGAACGTTTCTGCTACTATGGTATGCGGGTACTCCTTACCCTTTATCTAGTAAAATCTCTTATGAAAGGCGATGCTGAAGCCTCTCTCATTTACGGAGCCTATACCGGTTTGGTGTACGCTGCACCGATTCTTGGAGGTCGAATGGCCGACAAATTTTTGGGTTACAAATACGCCGTAATTCTCGGTGGATTGATGATGGCCCTTGGGGAGTTTTTAATTCTTGGTGGTGACCAACAATTCCTGATGATCGGGATGGGCGCCCTGATTATTGGAAACGGGTACTTTAAAGCGAATATTTCCACCATCGTAGGTAAGCTGTACAAAGAGGGCGACCCGAGGCGGGATTCAGGTTTTACCATTTTCTACATCGGTATTAATGTCGGGGCCTTCCTGGCAACCACGCTGGTAGCCTGGGTAGGAGAAACGTACGGATTTGAATACGGATTTGGTCTTGCCGGTATCGGTATGCTTGCGGGTATCTTCATTTTCTGGAGTGGTCGAGCCAAATATGGTCATGCCCCGGGAGTGGACATCCCTGAAGCTGGAAAGAAAAAGGTATTGGGCCCATTAAACTACGTTCAAGCTATCACCATTGGATCATTCTTCCTAATTCCATTGTGTTACATCCTGATTCTTCAGAATGAGTGGTTAGATTATATCCTTCTTGGATTATTCCTGGGTGTATGTTACATGCTGATTACTGCTGGAATCCAAGCCGACAAGGAAGAAGGCGTTTCGATTTGGAAGGATAGAATGATTGCCCTGATCATCTTTATGATCATCAACATTACCTTCTGGGCTTGTTTTGAGCAAGCTGGTACCTCTTTAACGCTGTTTGCTGACCGTAACGTAGACCGTATAATTTTTGGATGGGAAATGCCTGCTTCTATGACGCAGTTCTTTAACCCACTCTTCATTATCCTTTACGGTTCCATCTTCTCCATCATGTGGATTAAGTTGACCGAAATGGGTAAAAACCCAAGTATTCCATTGAAGTTTGCCTTTGGTATTCTTCAGTTGGCTGCTGGTTTCTTGTTGACCCAAGTTGGTGTACTTTTCGTTAGCCCAGAATTCCAAGTTCCACTTTGGACTCTATTCTTCTTGTACATGTTGCACACCACTGGTGAGCTTTTCTTGTCTCCGATTGGACTCTCTATGGTAACCAAGCTTACCCCTAAGAAGATTGCTGGTACCGGAATGGGAGCCTGGTTCCTAAGTTTTGCAATTGCCAACTACGTAGGGGGTAAAATTGCAGCTTTGACAGGTGGCCATGGTGACACTGGAGAAGCACTTACCGGACAAGCTGGATTGGAAAAATACCTTTCTGTATTTACTACCATTGGTTTGGCTTTGATTGGTATTGCCATTTTGATTGTGATTCTAAATAAGCCTATTAAAAAGCTGATGCACGGCGTAGAATAA
- a CDS encoding carboxypeptidase-like regulatory domain-containing protein, which translates to MRWLFLFSLFLGALVPSGIHAQNLLSGKIIDSKTKEPLPFVNLVDTVNNYGTSSDIDGYFELNSFGQTRYLKLSYVGYETQIFDVGSASQVTIKLVKKSYSLKPVEVFPGENPAHRIVARVYNNRDLNNPEKNGSFTYETYNKFVVTADIDTTKPPRILEIDSSRLAQLDTSEIPEDFDASEFENDQFLKDNDLEDLENDTVTTQDLAEYIQNAHLFLMESVTYRKYRPPNRDKEVVLASRVSGLKSAQFAAIARQMQSFTFYEENFYLGDREYLNPISKNSTKKYLFILEDTVVNEPDTTFILSFRPRTGKKFDGLRGLLYINTQGYAVEKVLAEPSEYLEGANITIQQNYELVDKRKWFPVQLKSEIYFMFDTTPDSDRLIGRLNGYIENIELDPVLKKREFNHVVVEMDPMASAQTPEFWESKRRGEFTYKDSNTYHIIDSIGKELNFERNLYILNALFSGQVPYKFINFDLNRLMRFNGYEGLGLGLGAHTNDKFSQHVKFGAISPMDSQTRNGNLEAILVTNHTNTET; encoded by the coding sequence ATGCGTTGGTTATTCCTGTTTTCACTTTTTCTCGGAGCCTTAGTTCCCTCGGGTATTCATGCCCAAAATTTGCTATCTGGTAAAATCATCGATAGCAAAACCAAAGAGCCGTTACCCTTTGTAAACCTGGTAGATACCGTAAACAACTACGGAACCTCTTCCGATATTGACGGCTATTTTGAATTGAATTCGTTCGGCCAAACCAGGTACTTAAAGCTGAGTTATGTGGGCTATGAAACCCAAATCTTTGATGTAGGATCGGCCAGTCAGGTAACCATTAAATTGGTGAAGAAGTCCTACTCATTGAAACCCGTTGAAGTTTTTCCAGGAGAAAATCCAGCCCACCGCATTGTGGCGAGGGTTTACAACAACCGCGATCTCAACAACCCGGAAAAGAACGGATCCTTTACCTACGAAACCTACAACAAGTTTGTGGTCACCGCCGATATCGACACCACCAAACCTCCACGAATTCTGGAGATTGACAGTTCCCGCCTGGCCCAATTAGACACCTCCGAAATACCCGAGGATTTTGATGCCAGCGAATTTGAAAACGATCAGTTTCTCAAAGACAATGACTTAGAGGATTTGGAAAACGATACCGTCACCACTCAGGATTTGGCCGAGTACATTCAAAACGCGCACTTGTTTCTGATGGAATCTGTGACCTACCGAAAGTATCGTCCACCAAACCGGGACAAAGAAGTGGTGCTCGCCTCACGAGTGAGTGGGCTGAAGTCGGCACAATTTGCTGCTATTGCGCGACAAATGCAATCCTTTACTTTCTATGAGGAGAACTTTTACCTCGGCGATCGCGAATACCTCAACCCTATTTCAAAAAACAGTACCAAAAAGTACCTCTTCATTCTCGAGGATACCGTGGTCAACGAACCCGACACGACCTTCATTCTTTCCTTTCGACCCAGAACCGGGAAAAAATTTGATGGGCTCCGAGGACTCCTCTACATCAATACGCAAGGCTATGCCGTTGAAAAAGTGCTGGCCGAACCCTCCGAATATCTGGAAGGGGCCAACATTACCATTCAGCAGAATTACGAGCTTGTGGATAAACGCAAATGGTTTCCCGTTCAACTAAAATCGGAGATCTACTTCATGTTCGACACCACTCCTGATTCCGATCGATTGATTGGTCGGTTGAATGGATATATCGAAAACATCGAGCTCGATCCGGTGCTCAAAAAACGAGAGTTTAACCACGTTGTGGTGGAAATGGATCCCATGGCCAGTGCACAGACTCCGGAGTTTTGGGAATCAAAGCGTCGGGGTGAGTTTACCTACAAAGATTCAAACACCTACCACATCATAGACAGCATTGGAAAGGAGCTCAATTTTGAACGAAACCTCTACATTCTCAACGCTCTGTTTAGCGGACAGGTGCCCTACAAGTTCATCAATTTTGACCTTAACCGATTGATGCGATTTAATGGCTACGAAGGCTTAGGTTTAGGGTTAGGAGCTCATACCAATGACAAATTTTCTCAACACGTCAAGTTTGGGGCTATTTCGCCTATGGATTCGCAGACAAGGAATGGAAATTTGGAGGCGATATTAGTTACAAACCATACAAATACCGAGACCTGA
- a CDS encoding DUF5606 domain-containing protein: protein MDLSKILAVSGKGGLFEIVGQTRNGVIVQSLLDGKRYPTYANQQISALEEISIYGEVDDIPLKEVFQKIYDVENGAVTSVKPKASGADIRDYFSDIVPDFDEERVYNSDIKKVMSWYNLLLDKGFLEPTEEAEEEKVVEEAAAEDTAEPTEGE, encoded by the coding sequence ATGGATCTGAGTAAAATTTTGGCCGTTTCTGGTAAAGGTGGATTGTTTGAGATCGTGGGGCAGACCCGTAATGGTGTAATTGTTCAATCCCTTTTGGATGGCAAGCGCTATCCGACCTACGCTAATCAGCAAATTTCAGCTTTGGAAGAAATTAGCATCTACGGAGAGGTTGATGATATTCCACTGAAGGAAGTGTTTCAAAAAATCTACGATGTAGAAAATGGAGCCGTAACCTCGGTAAAACCAAAAGCCTCAGGTGCTGATATTCGCGATTATTTCTCAGATATCGTTCCAGATTTTGATGAAGAAAGAGTGTACAATTCAGACATCAAAAAGGTGATGAGCTGGTACAACTTGCTGTTGGATAAAGGTTTTCTGGAGCCTACAGAAGAAGCGGAAGAAGAGAAAGTAGTGGAAGAAGCCGCTGCTGAAGATACCGCTGAGCCTACTGAAGGAGAGTAA
- a CDS encoding acyltransferase family protein has product MMLLGLVLHTAITYGTVDYGSSWMLKDPNTTHVTFDAIVALIHSFRMQIFFLIAGFFGALLFYERSPARMIKNRIQRIGLPFLVFLFVLWPSIKFAFTYTDLVFSGAPDAWQQAVEDLWSWSSLLPTNTFHLWFLYDLIHVNILFLGFAFLFIRWKRGADFIKRNFIWVIKRPLVRLVVLSLLTGLVYYSIDTYSVPSTASFIPNYLEVFYYSSFYAFGWVLFKAKEQLDEFKNGDRISLVAGIALFFVHIIYRDSYTFLQHVVLQAITVWLLIFGIMGCFIRYGSQHSYKMRYISDSSYWVYLIHLSFVAFFPGLMVDWPIPAVIKLLIVVGASSIICWISYHYLVRSTFIGKFLNGRKYPRKG; this is encoded by the coding sequence ATGATGCTTTTGGGATTGGTTTTGCACACAGCCATCACCTATGGAACGGTAGATTACGGTTCTTCCTGGATGCTCAAGGATCCCAATACGACTCATGTAACCTTCGATGCGATTGTGGCTCTAATCCACTCTTTTCGTATGCAAATCTTTTTTCTAATTGCAGGCTTTTTTGGGGCCTTGCTGTTCTACGAGCGATCACCAGCTCGAATGATTAAGAATCGGATACAGCGCATTGGCTTGCCTTTTTTGGTCTTTTTGTTCGTCTTATGGCCTTCGATCAAGTTTGCTTTTACCTATACAGATTTGGTTTTTAGTGGTGCTCCGGATGCCTGGCAACAAGCGGTTGAGGATTTATGGAGCTGGAGTTCATTGCTGCCTACTAACACCTTTCACCTTTGGTTTCTTTACGATCTCATTCATGTGAACATATTGTTCCTTGGCTTCGCGTTTTTATTCATTCGATGGAAGAGGGGCGCGGACTTTATCAAAAGGAATTTTATTTGGGTGATTAAGCGCCCCTTGGTTCGCCTTGTAGTCTTGAGCCTTCTTACCGGGTTGGTATACTATTCCATTGACACCTACTCTGTTCCCAGCACGGCCTCGTTCATTCCCAATTACCTGGAGGTATTCTATTACTCGTCCTTTTATGCCTTTGGCTGGGTGTTGTTCAAGGCGAAGGAGCAATTGGATGAATTCAAGAATGGAGACCGAATCAGTTTGGTTGCTGGAATTGCCCTGTTTTTTGTCCACATCATCTACCGCGATTCCTACACCTTTTTGCAGCACGTCGTGCTTCAGGCCATCACCGTGTGGCTCCTGATTTTTGGAATTATGGGATGTTTTATCCGTTACGGAAGCCAGCACTCTTATAAAATGCGCTACATCTCCGATTCCTCTTATTGGGTCTACTTGATTCACCTTTCCTTCGTAGCCTTTTTTCCAGGGTTAATGGTGGATTGGCCTATTCCGGCAGTAATCAAACTGTTGATTGTGGTTGGGGCCAGCAGCATAATCTGTTGGATTAGTTACCACTACCTCGTTCGATCTACTTTCATTGGCAAGTTTCTAAATGGAAGGAAATACCCTCGAAAAGGGTAG
- the murB gene encoding UDP-N-acetylmuramate dehydrogenase — protein sequence MEILENTSLLPFNTFGLDVKSRYLVKAQSVETIAEAYQSAKLQGSPILPLGGGSNVLFCKNYEGTILKIDLKGIKKVAEDEQHVYLKVNAGEVWHDLVMYTIDQGLAGIENMSLIPGNAGAAPMQNIGAYGVEIKDVFHELEAYLPEENKIETFSGPACEFGYRSSIFKTRLKGKAIILNITLRLNKQAQINTSYGAIEQELESMGISSPGIREVSEAVIRIRQSKLPDPSKIGNAGSFFKNPVIAKSLYEKLHEAHPDMPGYDQPGDQVKVPAGWLIQHSGWKGKTFDDRYGVHKKQALVLVNYGGGSGNEIYGLSERIIEDVNQKYGITLEREVNIIK from the coding sequence GTGGAAATTCTGGAAAATACCTCACTCCTCCCCTTCAACACTTTTGGACTGGATGTAAAGTCTCGCTACCTGGTCAAAGCTCAATCGGTAGAAACCATCGCTGAGGCTTATCAATCGGCCAAACTGCAAGGATCGCCTATCCTACCTTTAGGAGGTGGAAGCAACGTACTTTTTTGCAAAAACTACGAGGGAACCATCCTCAAAATTGATCTAAAAGGCATTAAAAAAGTAGCCGAAGATGAGCAACACGTTTACCTCAAAGTAAATGCTGGAGAAGTATGGCACGATTTGGTGATGTACACCATCGATCAAGGATTGGCTGGAATTGAAAACATGTCTTTAATTCCCGGAAATGCCGGAGCCGCCCCCATGCAGAACATTGGTGCCTATGGAGTGGAAATCAAAGACGTATTCCACGAGTTGGAAGCCTATTTACCCGAAGAGAATAAAATCGAAACGTTTAGCGGACCAGCGTGTGAATTTGGATACCGGAGCAGTATTTTCAAAACCCGGTTGAAGGGTAAAGCCATTATTCTGAACATAACCCTAAGACTGAACAAACAAGCCCAGATTAACACCTCCTATGGGGCCATTGAACAGGAGCTTGAAAGCATGGGTATCTCATCACCTGGAATTCGCGAAGTAAGTGAGGCCGTGATTCGCATCCGCCAATCCAAATTACCCGATCCAAGTAAAATAGGTAATGCGGGAAGCTTCTTTAAGAATCCGGTAATTGCCAAATCACTCTATGAAAAACTTCATGAAGCTCATCCCGATATGCCAGGGTATGATCAGCCCGGTGATCAGGTGAAGGTTCCTGCCGGATGGTTGATTCAGCATAGTGGTTGGAAAGGAAAGACCTTTGACGATCGCTATGGAGTTCACAAGAAACAAGCCTTGGTATTGGTCAACTACGGCGGAGGCAGTGGCAACGAGATTTACGGACTCTCCGAGCGCATTATCGAAGATGTTAACCAGAAGTACGGCATCACCCTTGAGCGGGAGGTGAATATCATCAAATAA
- a CDS encoding NAAT family transporter, with protein MSELFTFGLLAFTSFFTLINPLGTMPVFMTMTSELTPQQRRKTALKAVTVAFIALMIFAFSGNILFDFFGISINSLRMVGGIIFFLMGMDMLQARLAKTKVDENSARQYVDDISVTPLGIPMICGPGSITNAIVLMGDAPSYGHRITLIVVMALILLLTFLILWSSTKLIKILGETGNKVMLRLMGLIVMVIAVDFFFSGLKPVIIDILQSAS; from the coding sequence ATGAGCGAATTGTTCACATTCGGCCTCTTGGCGTTCACTTCTTTCTTTACCCTGATCAATCCTCTGGGAACCATGCCCGTGTTCATGACCATGACCTCGGAGCTCACTCCCCAGCAAAGAAGAAAAACGGCTCTTAAGGCGGTTACAGTGGCTTTTATTGCCTTGATGATCTTCGCCTTTTCGGGGAATATTCTTTTCGATTTTTTCGGCATTTCTATCAATAGCCTGAGAATGGTGGGGGGAATCATCTTCTTCCTTATGGGAATGGATATGTTGCAGGCCCGCTTGGCTAAAACGAAGGTGGATGAAAATTCGGCTCGCCAATACGTGGATGATATTTCTGTTACGCCACTCGGTATCCCCATGATTTGTGGTCCGGGAAGTATTACCAATGCCATTGTTTTGATGGGAGATGCTCCCAGCTACGGTCATCGCATTACACTCATCGTCGTTATGGCTTTGATTCTCCTACTCACCTTTTTGATTTTGTGGAGCTCCACGAAATTGATCAAAATTTTAGGTGAAACCGGAAACAAGGTAATGCTCCGACTTATGGGGTTAATCGTTATGGTTATTGCAGTTGACTTCTTCTTTAGTGGTCTGAAGCCGGTGATTATCGATATTCTTCAAAGCGCATCCTAA